One segment of Panicum virgatum strain AP13 chromosome 1K, P.virgatum_v5, whole genome shotgun sequence DNA contains the following:
- the LOC120651018 gene encoding auxin-induced protein X15-like, whose translation MGEQGRSSSNKIRDIVRLQQLLKKWKRLALSPKASKSNSSHGVPKGFFAVCVSEEMKRFVIPTEYLGHWAFEELLKEAEEEFGFRHEGALRIPCDVEVFEGILLLVGRKEEAVCYCSSEPGILCR comes from the coding sequence ATGGGGGAGCAAGGCAGGTCAAGCAGCAACAAGATCAGAGACATTGTGAGGCTGCAACAGCTTCTCAAGAAATGGAAGCGGCTTGCACTCTCACCAAAAGCCAGCAAGAGCAACAGCAGCCATGGCGTTCCCAAGGGGTTCTTCGCGGTGTGCGTCAGCGAGGAGATGAAGAGGTTTGTGATCCCCACTGAATACCTGGGCCACTGGGCATTTGAGGAGCTCCTGAAGGAGGCAGAAGAGGAGTTCGGGTTCCGGCATGAGGGGGCCCTGAGGATCCCCTGTGATGTTGAGGTGTTTGAGGGCATCCTGCTGCTGGTGGGCAGGAAAGAGGAGGCAGTTTGCTACTGTTCTTCAGAACCTGGGATCTTGTGCAGATGA